In a single window of the Bradyrhizobium erythrophlei genome:
- a CDS encoding flavodoxin family protein translates to MNQRRFLHIVFASTSGHTEYVVDALIDSLKSIAQGWEIKETMAEKTQPQDLLSGDVLLLASATWNTGSIEGQLNPHMWVLLHDKAKTLDLAGKPCACIGLGDHRYFYTARAADHLQHYVTAHHGRLIVPVLKIIDEPYGQEEALRVWGKQLVDASKPADRC, encoded by the coding sequence ATGAACCAGCGTCGATTCCTCCATATCGTCTTTGCCTCGACTAGCGGTCACACGGAGTACGTGGTGGATGCACTGATCGATTCTTTGAAGAGCATTGCCCAAGGCTGGGAAATCAAGGAAACGATGGCCGAGAAAACCCAGCCACAGGATTTGCTAAGCGGAGATGTTCTCCTGCTCGCCTCCGCGACCTGGAATACCGGAAGTATCGAGGGGCAATTGAATCCACACATGTGGGTGCTGCTCCATGACAAGGCGAAGACTCTGGACTTGGCCGGCAAACCGTGTGCGTGCATCGGGCTCGGGGACCATCGATACTTCTACACCGCGCGAGCGGCGGATCATTTGCAGCACTACGTTACGGCCCATCATGGCCGGCTGATTGTTCCAGTGCTCAAGATCATAGACGAACCCTACGGCCAGGAGGAGGCATTAAGGGTTTGGGGCAAACAGTTGGTGGATGCTTCCAAGCCGGCAGATCGGTGTTAG
- a CDS encoding 2-oxoacid:acceptor oxidoreductase subunit alpha → MPRKSLKIVGASGQGINSIGAIVAKGLKRSGYCVFGYREYPSLIKGGHASYQLDISNQPIRSTETKVNVLVALNHHGLELNMEELKQGGIVLHVTPGWQFPEHHQKLIAERSLRVIYFPVDDILNRLGARAILSNVLLTAFVWSMLDQDIDALKSLVGETFAKKKALLELNMRCIDEGYSFVDPEQGRISVALPPPDKGFASHLLITGSQAMGLGAVHAGVRLYAGYPMTPSSPLLSFIAGLENKTHMVIKQAEDEITAAQIVSGAMYMGTRALTATSGVGFDLMSETLSLNAMIENPTVFVLAQRPGPATGLPTWTAQGGLLQAANCSAGEFTRCVISVSNSQDAFDLMPVAFNLAEQYQISVIILTDKQIAEALYTQHPYDLEKADIDRGRLVVDPEKLNALKSSDRYDPNAEGGISSRWLPGSKAATYCAQADEHNSSGTTDESSVNTKLQMEKRLRKFHGLKARLPEPHLSVAGRSEKTTDWLDEGSEIELLAIGWGSSGDVFREVMCSDELRERKIAYLHYTYLWPLRTQELQKLAKRSKRVVLVEQNYQGQLGMLIRMECGLDIADKILKYDGRPFFYDELLSSVVERCASASQENSHGVELAG, encoded by the coding sequence ATGCCCCGCAAATCTCTCAAAATAGTCGGCGCTTCCGGACAGGGAATAAACTCCATTGGCGCGATTGTCGCCAAAGGTCTCAAGAGATCCGGATATTGCGTGTTCGGCTACCGCGAGTATCCCTCGCTCATCAAGGGCGGCCATGCCAGCTATCAGCTGGATATCTCGAATCAACCCATCCGCAGCACCGAAACGAAGGTGAACGTGCTTGTCGCGCTCAACCATCACGGGCTCGAGTTGAATATGGAGGAACTGAAACAGGGAGGGATCGTGCTGCACGTGACGCCCGGGTGGCAGTTTCCGGAGCATCATCAGAAGCTGATCGCGGAGCGAAGCCTTCGCGTCATCTATTTCCCGGTTGATGACATTCTCAACCGCCTCGGCGCGAGGGCAATTCTGTCGAACGTGCTGCTGACCGCCTTTGTCTGGTCCATGCTTGACCAGGATATCGATGCTCTCAAGTCCCTCGTCGGAGAGACCTTTGCGAAGAAGAAAGCTCTGCTCGAACTCAACATGCGATGCATCGATGAGGGATATTCCTTTGTCGACCCGGAGCAAGGGAGGATCTCCGTCGCGTTGCCGCCGCCTGACAAGGGTTTTGCCAGCCACCTTTTGATTACCGGCAGTCAAGCGATGGGACTTGGCGCGGTGCATGCGGGGGTGCGGCTCTATGCCGGCTACCCGATGACGCCCTCCAGCCCGCTGCTTTCATTCATTGCCGGGCTCGAAAACAAGACTCACATGGTGATTAAACAGGCGGAAGACGAAATCACCGCCGCGCAGATCGTGAGCGGGGCGATGTATATGGGAACCCGCGCGCTCACCGCCACGTCAGGTGTGGGATTCGATCTCATGAGCGAGACACTGTCTCTGAATGCTATGATCGAGAACCCGACGGTGTTTGTGCTGGCGCAACGCCCCGGTCCGGCGACCGGCCTGCCGACCTGGACGGCTCAGGGCGGTCTCTTACAGGCCGCGAACTGCTCTGCCGGTGAATTCACGCGCTGCGTGATCTCGGTCAGCAACAGCCAGGATGCCTTCGATTTGATGCCGGTCGCATTCAATCTGGCAGAGCAGTATCAAATCAGTGTCATTATCCTCACCGACAAGCAGATCGCCGAGGCGCTCTACACGCAACACCCTTACGACCTGGAAAAGGCCGATATCGATCGCGGCAGGCTCGTCGTCGATCCCGAGAAGCTGAATGCGTTGAAATCTTCCGATCGATACGATCCCAATGCCGAGGGCGGCATTTCATCGCGATGGCTTCCCGGTAGCAAGGCCGCAACCTACTGCGCCCAGGCCGATGAACACAACTCCTCGGGCACCACGGATGAGTCCAGCGTCAATACCAAGTTGCAGATGGAAAAGCGGCTGCGAAAGTTCCATGGGTTAAAGGCACGCCTTCCCGAGCCCCATTTGAGCGTGGCCGGTCGCAGTGAGAAGACAACCGACTGGCTGGATGAAGGCAGCGAAATCGAGTTGCTCGCGATCGGCTGGGGAAGTAGCGGTGATGTATTTCGAGAAGTTATGTGCAGCGACGAACTGCGAGAGCGGAAGATCGCGTACTTGCACTACACATATCTCTGGCCGCTCCGCACCCAGGAGCTTCAGAAATTGGCAAAGCGGTCGAAACGCGTTGTCCTGGTGGAGCAGAACTATCAGGGGCAGTTGGGTATGCTCATCAGGATGGAGTGCGGATTGGACATCGCGGACAAAATTCTGAAGTACGACGGCCGACCGTTCTTCTACGATGAACTTCTCTCGTCGGTGGTGGAGAGATGCGCCTCGGCAAGTCAGGAGAATTCTCACGGCGTTGAACTTGCAGGGTGA
- a CDS encoding thiamine pyrophosphate-dependent enzyme: MNIALETHPPAPSEYYSETKCSWCDGCGNYGIWTAVKYALVELNLHPWQVCLCYDVGCHGNGSDKIQGYRFHGLHGRVIPFAAGAKLANMNVPVIAFGGDGATFSEGIGHLVHGLRSNYPITFVLHNNANYGLTTGQASSLTWQDQPMNTSPNGIPEHTLASMDFIFSLKPTFVARGFSGDIKLMTRILKAAIQHRGFAFVDMLQACPTYNHFATHEYLLDRYFDANAGGHDPSNLQQAKALATQVQDRIACGILYQREDIPDFYNRLIPRQGLATTCVEEVRRYDVSEYWKALV; the protein is encoded by the coding sequence ATGAATATCGCTCTGGAGACCCACCCGCCCGCTCCTTCCGAGTACTACTCGGAAACCAAATGTAGTTGGTGCGACGGCTGCGGCAATTACGGTATCTGGACGGCCGTGAAGTATGCGCTCGTGGAACTGAACTTGCACCCGTGGCAAGTATGCCTCTGCTACGACGTTGGCTGCCACGGTAACGGTTCGGACAAGATCCAGGGCTACCGCTTCCACGGGCTCCACGGTCGTGTCATCCCATTCGCGGCGGGCGCGAAGCTTGCAAATATGAATGTCCCGGTGATCGCTTTCGGCGGGGATGGCGCGACCTTCTCGGAGGGAATAGGACACTTGGTACATGGCCTGAGGAGCAATTATCCCATCACGTTCGTTCTGCACAACAATGCGAACTACGGACTAACGACGGGTCAGGCGAGTTCGCTCACGTGGCAGGACCAGCCGATGAATACGAGCCCCAACGGCATTCCTGAGCACACTTTGGCGAGCATGGACTTCATCTTCTCGCTGAAGCCCACCTTCGTTGCGCGCGGCTTCAGCGGCGACATCAAACTGATGACCCGCATACTCAAGGCTGCCATCCAACACCGCGGCTTTGCCTTTGTCGATATGCTGCAGGCCTGTCCGACATACAATCATTTCGCGACGCACGAATATCTGCTGGACAGGTACTTCGATGCAAATGCCGGCGGTCACGACCCAAGCAATCTGCAGCAGGCGAAGGCACTCGCTACCCAGGTTCAGGATCGCATCGCCTGCGGCATTCTCTATCAACGCGAAGACATTCCCGACTTCTATAACCGGCTAATTCCGCGGCAAGGCCTGGCGACGACCTGCGTGGAGGAGGTGCGGAGGTATGACGTGAGCGAATATTGGAAGGCGCTGGTGTAA
- a CDS encoding GntR family transcriptional regulator — protein MLIKNAEKPRKTTLRERIYEEVVHLILSGELPRGGWVDEKQVTDKLRVSRTPFREAISILAKGGLIEIKPYRGFYVRSFSHSETADLYEFYKRLECFAVELAVPRTSDCDIRRIENILIEAVVALQRGDVERYAVRDREFYEAIAGQSGNWALVEALAQLTLQIQLCGTITNVSPQFAERAAHGFDDLIQAFRARDTARAAFLVCAQISRTQEVILARVAKEAASG, from the coding sequence ATGCTGATCAAAAATGCTGAAAAACCGCGTAAAACAACCCTACGCGAACGGATCTATGAAGAGGTCGTGCACCTGATCTTATCCGGCGAATTGCCGCGTGGCGGATGGGTCGACGAGAAGCAGGTGACCGACAAGCTGCGGGTGAGTCGAACTCCGTTCCGCGAGGCGATCTCAATACTTGCAAAGGGTGGGCTGATCGAGATCAAACCCTATCGCGGCTTCTATGTGCGCAGCTTTTCTCACAGCGAGACAGCGGACCTTTACGAATTCTACAAGCGGCTTGAATGTTTCGCGGTCGAACTAGCTGTCCCTCGAACGAGCGACTGCGACATCCGACGGATTGAAAACATACTTATTGAAGCCGTGGTTGCCTTGCAGCGTGGCGACGTCGAAAGATATGCCGTCCGCGATCGGGAATTCTACGAAGCTATCGCGGGGCAATCCGGAAATTGGGCGCTCGTCGAGGCGCTGGCGCAGTTGACGTTGCAAATCCAGCTCTGTGGCACCATCACAAACGTAAGCCCGCAGTTCGCCGAGCGCGCTGCGCACGGATTCGACGACCTCATACAAGCGTTCAGGGCGCGGGACACTGCGCGCGCTGCCTTTCTGGTATGTGCCCAAATCAGCCGAACGCAGGAGGTGATTCTTGCGCGGGTCGCCAAAGAAGCAGCATCTGGTTGA
- a CDS encoding anti-sigma factor family protein, whose amino-acid sequence MMIASIKENDELQMNAYCDDELDPSSAIEFERRLADDESLKARYNRLLSLGRAVRKLSQYELPPGLQARIQSALDADGPGQMNLPGHVVRLGQVRRPRQRNWSFQALAAAAVFGAVISSSVMLTIERDNLHEDVAREVVAGHIRGLLAPQPFDVASSDRHTVKPWFTSRLPESPQVPDLAAQGFVLVGGRVDVVGHDPVATIVYKHAKHTVSLTTLPPGQSVSDQAIAGYNVRSWNDPEFTYIAVSDLPSADLASFERAFSAGSPAPETK is encoded by the coding sequence ATGATGATTGCATCGATAAAAGAGAACGACGAACTGCAGATGAACGCCTATTGCGACGACGAACTCGATCCGTCTTCCGCGATTGAGTTCGAGCGACGGCTGGCTGACGATGAATCTTTGAAGGCCCGATATAACCGGCTGCTGTCGTTGGGCCGCGCCGTTCGTAAGCTTTCGCAATATGAGCTGCCTCCAGGCCTGCAGGCCCGCATCCAATCGGCATTGGATGCAGATGGTCCTGGTCAGATGAATCTTCCGGGCCATGTGGTACGTCTGGGGCAGGTGCGACGTCCGCGCCAGCGAAACTGGTCGTTTCAAGCGTTGGCGGCGGCAGCGGTGTTTGGCGCGGTGATCTCGAGTTCCGTCATGCTGACGATCGAGCGCGACAATCTCCATGAGGATGTTGCCCGCGAGGTCGTCGCAGGCCATATCCGGGGTCTGTTGGCACCACAGCCTTTCGACGTTGCGTCTTCCGATCGCCATACGGTCAAGCCTTGGTTCACATCGCGCCTGCCTGAGTCGCCCCAGGTGCCCGACCTCGCGGCGCAGGGCTTCGTGCTGGTGGGCGGCCGCGTGGACGTCGTTGGCCACGATCCGGTTGCGACGATCGTCTACAAGCACGCCAAGCATACAGTCAGCCTGACGACCTTGCCGCCCGGTCAATCCGTCTCTGACCAAGCGATTGCAGGGTACAACGTCCGAAGCTGGAACGATCCCGAATTCACCTACATTGCAGTTTCAGACTTGCCCAGCGCAGATCTTGCATCATTCGAGCGCGCATTCTCCGCGGGATCGCCGGCGCCGGAAACCAAATAG
- a CDS encoding sigma-70 family RNA polymerase sigma factor gives MTTPLSVHRSNFWRAGLKEVLSGKRPEGSDRLSGEQQASIPVVQNKDERAVFDEVFLPHMAEAYRLAQWLTGNAYDAEDVVQDAALRAFRGIKGFGAVNARAWSLTIVRNTAYSWLAKNRPKAVVFTDDLSAAEQQELEQEGPHRTRVETPEEIALFKADAEDAQRALAQLPAQFREVIVLREINQLNYRDIAEITNVPIGTVMSRLSRGRQLLIALLRD, from the coding sequence ATGACGACACCCTTATCGGTACATCGGTCGAATTTCTGGCGTGCCGGGCTTAAAGAAGTCTTGTCAGGAAAACGGCCGGAAGGCTCAGATCGTTTGTCCGGCGAGCAGCAGGCATCGATCCCGGTTGTGCAGAACAAAGACGAACGCGCAGTGTTCGATGAAGTCTTTCTGCCACACATGGCCGAAGCCTATCGTCTCGCGCAATGGCTCACCGGCAATGCCTACGACGCCGAAGACGTTGTGCAGGATGCCGCGTTGCGCGCGTTTCGCGGCATCAAGGGTTTCGGTGCCGTCAACGCTCGCGCGTGGTCCCTGACGATCGTGCGCAACACCGCCTATAGCTGGTTGGCGAAGAACAGACCCAAGGCGGTGGTTTTCACGGACGATCTAAGTGCTGCGGAGCAACAGGAACTTGAGCAGGAAGGCCCGCATCGAACGAGGGTAGAGACACCAGAGGAGATTGCTCTTTTCAAAGCGGATGCCGAAGACGCTCAGCGCGCCCTGGCGCAGCTGCCGGCGCAGTTTCGCGAAGTGATTGTCTTGCGGGAAATCAATCAATTGAACTATCGCGATATCGCGGAGATCACCAATGTTCCAATCGGCACGGTAATGTCGCGCCTGTCCCGGGGCAGGCAACTTCTAATCGCTCTTCTGAGAGACTGA
- a CDS encoding cupredoxin domain-containing protein, which yields MRILISKFRSAAARFAVSRALVVAILLGPVVGAMTAVGAVAAQDATNVITIDNFTFTPPELTVAVGTTVKWVNHDDIPHLVVNKDKAFRSKALDTDDSFSYTFASAGTFDYFCGLHPHMVGKVIVK from the coding sequence ATGCGAATACTGATCAGCAAGTTCCGGTCCGCCGCGGCCCGGTTTGCTGTTAGCCGCGCCCTGGTCGTTGCAATCCTCTTGGGCCCAGTCGTTGGCGCGATGACGGCGGTTGGTGCGGTAGCAGCGCAGGATGCCACGAACGTGATTACCATCGACAATTTCACCTTCACGCCCCCGGAATTAACGGTTGCCGTGGGAACGACGGTGAAGTGGGTCAACCATGACGATATCCCGCATTTAGTGGTCAACAAGGACAAAGCATTCCGGTCGAAGGCGCTCGATACTGACGATTCGTTTTCCTATACGTTCGCCAGCGCCGGCACCTTCGACTACTTCTGCGGTCTGCATCCGCATATGGTCGGAAAAGTCATCGTGAAGTGA
- a CDS encoding metallophosphoesterase family protein gives MSKKGFDDRGQGLGRREVLECMVWAGTGVLWTVSGGVPHSVGMIGDALAAEPESFTFLQMSDSHIGFDKAANPDALGTLREAVAIVKAMPVKPSFIIHTGDITHLSKPAQFDNADKVFSETGVQLHYVPGEHDIIDEENGKAYLERYGKGTKGAGWYSFDDHGVHFIGLVNVVDLKGGGLGNLGAEQLAWLEADLKEKSGSTPIVVFAHIPLQVLYREWGWGTEDGTRALALLKRFGSVTVLNGHIHQLAQKVEGNITFHTALSTAFPQPAPGTAPAPGPMLVPADKLRTFLGLSSITMVQGNKPLAIVDKTLAG, from the coding sequence ATGTCCAAAAAAGGCTTTGACGATCGCGGACAGGGATTAGGCCGCCGGGAAGTGCTCGAATGCATGGTGTGGGCGGGGACCGGGGTGCTTTGGACTGTGAGCGGCGGCGTTCCCCACTCGGTGGGGATGATCGGCGATGCTCTCGCCGCCGAGCCCGAGAGCTTCACGTTTCTGCAGATGAGCGATAGCCATATCGGCTTCGACAAGGCGGCGAACCCGGATGCGCTCGGCACGCTGCGTGAGGCCGTCGCCATAGTGAAGGCGATGCCGGTCAAGCCGTCCTTTATCATTCACACCGGCGACATCACTCATCTTTCCAAACCGGCACAATTTGACAATGCCGACAAGGTGTTCAGCGAGACCGGTGTACAGCTTCATTATGTGCCTGGCGAACACGACATTATCGACGAAGAAAACGGCAAGGCCTATCTGGAGCGTTACGGCAAAGGCACGAAGGGCGCGGGCTGGTACAGCTTCGACGATCACGGCGTCCACTTCATCGGTCTTGTCAATGTCGTCGATCTGAAGGGCGGCGGACTAGGCAACCTCGGTGCCGAGCAGCTCGCCTGGCTCGAGGCCGACCTGAAGGAAAAGTCCGGCAGCACGCCGATCGTCGTGTTTGCGCATATCCCGCTACAGGTGCTCTACAGGGAATGGGGTTGGGGCACCGAAGACGGTACGCGGGCGCTTGCGTTGCTCAAGCGTTTTGGCTCGGTCACCGTTCTAAACGGGCACATTCACCAATTGGCGCAGAAGGTGGAGGGCAACATCACCTTCCACACCGCGTTGTCGACGGCGTTTCCGCAGCCGGCCCCCGGGACTGCACCAGCGCCAGGTCCGATGCTCGTCCCCGCCGACAAGCTTCGCACGTTCCTGGGCTTATCCAGCATCACCATGGTCCAGGGTAACAAGCCGCTCGCGATCGTCGACAAGACATTAGCCGGTTGA
- a CDS encoding transporter has translation MTEFFRPSDPTSKLITEATFVIEKNVTERASLFVEYVGDYPENGSPAQLLNSGGLYRLSPNQQVDFHIAVGLNHNAPSYIVGIGYSVRFDELFSAKRSASIAPRN, from the coding sequence TTGACCGAGTTCTTTCGTCCCTCGGACCCGACCAGCAAGCTGATTACAGAAGCCACATTTGTCATCGAAAAGAATGTGACCGAGAGGGCGAGCCTATTTGTGGAGTACGTGGGTGATTACCCGGAGAATGGGAGTCCCGCCCAACTCCTGAATTCGGGTGGTCTGTATCGTCTCAGTCCAAATCAGCAGGTGGATTTCCACATAGCCGTGGGGCTCAATCACAACGCGCCCAGTTACATTGTCGGTATCGGTTATTCGGTGCGCTTCGACGAGCTGTTCTCGGCCAAGCGAAGTGCCTCCATCGCCCCGCGCAATTAG
- a CDS encoding transporter — MLALAVCLSTITRADGCPSTKDEITTDRPDVTNSSLVVPAGSLQIENGVNFSTRDGDRFVDGTNTRLRAGIANCLEFLVDTPTYFANVQGPKNSGFSDVAPALKWQISPAPGKVDLSAVFGVALPTGSASIAGRGSQPYFQFPWSWELDRGWGLSGMFDRVLSSLGPDQQADYRSHICHRKECDREGEPICGVRG, encoded by the coding sequence GTGCTGGCCTTGGCTGTTTGTCTCAGCACAATTACAAGGGCGGACGGTTGTCCAAGCACCAAGGACGAGATCACCACCGATCGACCTGACGTCACGAATTCCAGCCTTGTTGTGCCTGCGGGCAGTCTGCAGATCGAAAACGGCGTCAATTTCAGCACGCGGGACGGCGATCGATTTGTGGACGGCACAAATACACGTTTGCGCGCTGGAATTGCGAACTGTCTCGAATTTCTTGTGGACACGCCGACGTACTTTGCAAATGTTCAAGGTCCCAAAAATTCCGGGTTTTCCGATGTCGCGCCAGCGCTGAAGTGGCAGATCAGCCCAGCCCCCGGAAAGGTCGATCTCTCGGCGGTGTTTGGCGTGGCGTTGCCGACCGGATCAGCCAGCATAGCCGGTCGCGGCTCGCAGCCCTATTTTCAATTCCCGTGGTCGTGGGAATTGGACCGCGGGTGGGGATTGAGTGGAATGTTTGACCGAGTTCTTTCGTCCCTCGGACCCGACCAGCAAGCTGATTACAGAAGCCACATTTGTCATCGAAAAGAATGTGACCGAGAGGGCGAGCCTATTTGTGGAGTACGTGGGTGA
- a CDS encoding LysR substrate-binding domain-containing protein, whose protein sequence is MKIEQLRALCEVVDQGFSMSRAANALDTSQPNISKQVRLLEQHLAVDVLLRRGGRIIGMTEPGQEVLKVARRIVLDAGNLKSIGEDYRRGDRGHLTIATTHFIARYLLTDCIEQFHKRFPKVQITLHETTQRHALDMLQSTEADVGILSEPPRGGVGVVQLLSQRKIALSLVTPPEHPLLVRRLVTLDMIARYPVVQLDPTLSGGWNVKRAFERAGLSPNVVMTAGNIEVVKAYVARGLGVAILPSLCVEAEHDPDLDKLDAGHLIPPMPPFIGLHPESFVRGYVYDFIETFSPEWTKRRVSRRMRQNPD, encoded by the coding sequence ATGAAGATCGAGCAATTGCGCGCTCTATGCGAGGTCGTCGATCAAGGTTTCTCGATGTCCCGGGCGGCCAATGCCCTGGACACTTCGCAGCCAAATATCAGCAAGCAGGTGCGTCTTCTCGAACAGCACCTGGCTGTCGACGTCCTGCTCCGGCGCGGCGGCCGCATCATCGGCATGACAGAACCAGGACAAGAGGTTCTGAAAGTCGCGCGGCGTATCGTATTGGACGCCGGCAATCTGAAAAGTATCGGAGAGGACTACAGGCGCGGCGATCGGGGGCACCTGACTATCGCCACCACACATTTCATCGCGCGCTATCTGCTGACCGATTGTATCGAGCAGTTTCACAAGCGATTTCCCAAGGTGCAGATTACCCTGCACGAGACCACGCAACGACATGCGCTCGACATGCTGCAATCGACCGAGGCTGATGTGGGTATTTTAAGCGAGCCGCCGCGCGGCGGTGTCGGCGTGGTGCAGCTCTTGAGCCAGCGCAAGATTGCCCTGAGCCTGGTAACGCCGCCCGAGCACCCCTTGCTGGTGCGACGGTTGGTCACGCTCGACATGATCGCCCGTTATCCGGTGGTACAACTCGATCCAACCCTGTCCGGCGGCTGGAACGTCAAACGCGCCTTTGAAAGAGCGGGGCTCAGTCCGAATGTCGTGATGACCGCCGGCAATATCGAAGTCGTCAAAGCTTACGTCGCGCGCGGCCTGGGCGTGGCCATTCTGCCGTCGCTCTGCGTCGAGGCTGAACACGATCCGGATCTCGACAAACTCGACGCTGGTCATCTCATTCCGCCGATGCCGCCTTTCATCGGACTGCATCCGGAATCGTTTGTGCGTGGGTATGTCTACGACTTCATCGAGACATTCTCGCCGGAATGGACGAAAAGGCGGGTAAGCCGCCGAATGCGCCAGAACCCGGATTAG
- a CDS encoding thiamine pyrophosphate-binding protein, which translates to MTGSRYLAESLHAYGVSHVFFVPAVVLQAMAEMEDFGIRRVMTHGEKAAAYMADGFARASRRPGICLAQNIGASNLAAGLRDAYMARSPVIALTGGPTPRSHYRNFYQEIEDFTQFDPVTKFNARVEDPERLQDLLRQAFRTATSGSPGPTHLQLRGALGDSLEAEGDYTLVVEETHSRVPAYRPAPDGGDIKRALDMIAKATRPIIVAGGGVTISAAEAELRALAERLNIPVATSLNAKGSIADNHPLSVGVCGTYSRACANRAVAEADLVFFVGSRTGSQVTTNWTIPAPGTAVIQLDIDGEELGRNYPNSVSLLSDARIGLRMLLDAAVSKSATERCAWLTRIGALVEEWRALETPLLTSSAEPMRPERLCQAISDALPENGTVVVDTGHSGIWSGTMIDLNRPNQRFLRCAGSLGWSFPAAIGAKCALPDTPVVCFCGDGAFYYHIAELETAARFGLNLVVVVNNNAALNQEIPLFDKAYGGTQRGRAGEMWRFRPLDFAKIAESFDCAGIRVNRPQDLDGALRHALTLNRPVVIDATTDVNALARPAWGRPKGAY; encoded by the coding sequence ATGACGGGCTCTCGCTATCTCGCCGAGTCGCTGCACGCTTATGGCGTCAGCCATGTCTTCTTTGTTCCGGCGGTTGTTCTTCAAGCGATGGCGGAAATGGAGGATTTCGGCATCCGCCGCGTCATGACCCATGGCGAAAAAGCTGCAGCCTATATGGCCGATGGTTTTGCGCGGGCGAGCCGCAGGCCGGGCATCTGTCTGGCCCAGAATATCGGCGCTTCGAACCTCGCCGCCGGTTTGCGTGATGCGTATATGGCCCGCTCGCCGGTGATTGCGCTGACCGGAGGCCCAACGCCGCGTTCGCACTACCGTAATTTCTACCAAGAAATCGAAGACTTCACGCAATTCGATCCTGTCACCAAGTTCAATGCGAGGGTCGAGGATCCGGAGCGGTTGCAGGATCTGCTGCGGCAGGCCTTTCGAACCGCAACATCGGGCTCGCCGGGACCGACACACCTGCAATTGCGCGGGGCGCTGGGCGATAGCCTCGAAGCGGAAGGCGACTACACGCTCGTCGTGGAAGAGACTCACAGCCGGGTTCCCGCCTATCGGCCGGCACCGGATGGCGGGGACATCAAACGCGCGCTCGATATGATCGCCAAAGCGACCCGCCCGATCATCGTGGCAGGCGGCGGAGTGACGATATCGGCGGCGGAAGCCGAACTGCGCGCTCTGGCGGAACGACTCAATATTCCGGTGGCGACTTCGCTTAACGCCAAAGGCTCGATCGCCGACAACCATCCTCTCTCCGTCGGCGTCTGCGGGACCTATTCACGGGCGTGCGCCAATCGCGCGGTCGCGGAAGCCGATCTCGTGTTTTTCGTCGGCAGCCGGACCGGTAGCCAGGTCACGACCAATTGGACCATTCCGGCGCCCGGTACGGCCGTCATCCAACTCGACATCGACGGCGAAGAGCTAGGCCGCAACTATCCCAATAGCGTCTCGCTGCTGAGCGATGCCAGGATCGGCCTGCGAATGCTGCTGGATGCGGCTGTTTCAAAGAGCGCGACTGAACGGTGCGCCTGGTTGACGCGCATCGGCGCTCTCGTCGAGGAATGGCGCGCGCTCGAGACCCCGTTGCTGACCTCGTCGGCCGAGCCGATGCGACCGGAACGGCTCTGCCAGGCGATCTCGGATGCGTTGCCCGAGAACGGAACGGTCGTGGTCGATACCGGCCATTCCGGCATCTGGTCAGGGACCATGATCGATCTCAACCGGCCCAATCAGCGTTTTTTGCGCTGCGCCGGCTCGCTCGGCTGGAGCTTTCCCGCGGCTATCGGCGCCAAATGCGCCTTGCCCGACACGCCGGTCGTCTGCTTCTGCGGCGACGGCGCCTTCTACTATCATATCGCCGAACTCGAGACCGCGGCGCGCTTCGGTCTCAACCTCGTCGTCGTCGTCAACAACAACGCCGCCCTCAACCAGGAAATTCCGCTTTTTGACAAAGCCTATGGCGGCACCCAGCGCGGGCGCGCCGGCGAGATGTGGCGTTTCCGCCCGCTCGATTTTGCCAAGATCGCGGAATCTTTCGATTGCGCCGGCATTCGGGTGAACCGCCCTCAAGACCTCGATGGCGCGTTACGTCATGCCCTCACCCTGAACCGGCCCGTCGTCATCGACGCGACCACCGACGTGAATGCGCTGGCTCGCCCAGCCTGGGGCCGCCCCAAGGGAGCTTATTGA